In one window of Plasmodium berghei ANKA genome assembly, chromosome: 14 DNA:
- a CDS encoding serine/threonine protein kinase, putative, with amino-acid sequence MLKLKSICTTLIGGKIYNINGKTIKEDNLISEGAYSFVYLANDLNTNKIYTIKKTICQNKEKLEMAKKEINILKSLPPHKNIVQYYGSTIINENNYKIVIMLMEYCERGNLLNIFEKNKDKIKEFHIIKILKDIISGLNFLHTQEIPIIHRDIKLENILCDKNNVYKICDFCSHTVSNSFFPNDLKKNELNLLKYEIERDTTIYYRPPELIDLYSNGEISTKVDMWMVGCVLYLLLFGFHPFQGTVSTKIIRRNDENVDINPSNNSFLSILNGSFVIPHVTKYSKRIISILLMTLDKNPQIRISSSTLLLILENYGDLKSWFMHIPLDIKKLVNKIFEKINELNINNKNDELIEVSSDKTINIKIKSHRYEQNLNTNYYNGITHTSNTSGGFLKYFTPVIFKKKTSDVILLENKKNNTNKIESHTKQPEEKAKEKSHIPTTVVDTSNLDKNKNEKDNVKLLSIESITKDDSIMIDTNINDNPKENPNLEKDQSFIRNVDNIKNVDKDINLFDLNETLNTNPNDNSKNGENTTINSDGEVNYDNFNFAFNYDNLIDEKNVDLFEIECNANLAHLHKNNMNMGFFDSSFSLDKENNNIVNKLSQNFNNEQILKESLFNNDYSLNNVSDYFDKNNSNYNNNNGFNNMGYFDNKKNDSPNFFHFDISNKKTEIKYSYGTNDFVSENPQNKNFIASDKNDKFSELLDEFQKISIK; translated from the coding sequence atgttaaaattaaagagTATTTGTACAACACTTATAGGggggaaaatatataatatcaaTGGAAAGACAATTAAGGAAGATAATTTAATATCTGAAGGGGCATATTCATTTGTATATTTGGCAAATGATTTAAatacaaacaaaatatatacaataaaaaaaacaatatgtcaaaataaagaaaaattagaaatggcaaaaaaagaaataaatatattaaaaagtttACCGcctcataaaaatatagtacAATATTATGGATCAAccataataaatgaaaacaatTATAAGATAGTTATTATGTTAATGGAATATTGTGAAAGAggtaatttattaaatatatttgaaaagaataaagataaaataaaggaatttcatattatcaaaatattaaaagatataataagtggtttgaattttttacaCACACAAGAAATACCAATAATACACAGAGatataaaattagaaaatattttatgtgataaaaacaatgtatataaaatatgtgaTTTTTGTTCACATACAGTATCAAACTCATTTTTTCctaatgatttaaaaaaaaatgaattaaatttattaaaatatgagATTGAGCGCGATAcaacaatatattatagaCCACCCGAATTGATAGATTTATATTCAAATGGAGAAATTTCTACTAAAGTAGATATGTGGATGGTAGGGtgtgtattatatttattgttatttggTTTCCATCCATTTCAAGGGACAGTTTcaacaaaaattatcagaagaaatgatgaaaatgtaGATATAAATCCAAGTAATAACAGTTTTTTGTCTATTTTAAATGGAAGTTTTGTAATTCCGCATGtaacaaaatattcaaaaagaattatatcaatattattaatgaCATTGGATAAAAATCCACAAATTCGAATTTCTTCTTCTACacttttgttaatattgGAAAATTATGGAGATTTGAAATCTTGGTTTATGCATATACCCTTAGATATTAAAAAGCtagttaataaaatttttgaaaaaataaacgaacttaatattaataataaaaatgatgaacTTATTGAAGTTTCAAGtgataaaacaataaatattaaaattaaatccCACCgatatgaacaaaatttaaatacaaattattataatggTATTACACATACTAGTAATACTAGTGGTggttttttgaaatattttactcCTGTAatatttaagaaaaaaacatctgatgtaattttattagaaaataaaaaaaataacactAATAAAATCGAATCCCATACAAAACAACCAGAAGAAAAGGCTAAGGAGAAGAGCCATATTCCTACTACAGTTGTTGATACTTCAAATTtagacaaaaataaaaatgaaaaggaTAATGTTAAGTTATTAAGTATCGAAAGTATTACAAAAGATGATTCTATAATGATagatacaaatataaatgataatcCAAAAGAAAATCCtaatttagaaaaagaCCAATCATTTATTAGAAATGtagataatataaaaaatgttgataaagatataaatttattcgATTTGAATGAAACATTAAATACTAATCCTAATgataatagtaaaaatgGAGAAAATACTACTATTAATAGCGACGGAGAAGTAAACtatgataattttaattttgcatttaattatgataatttaattgatgaaaaaaatgttgatTTATTTGAGATTGAATGCAATGCAAACTTAGCAcatttacataaaaataatatgaacatGGGTTTTTTTGattcttctttttcattggataaagaaaataataatattgttaaTAAACTAAgtcaaaattttaataatgaacaaattttaaaagagTCTTTATTTAACAATGACTATTCGTTAAATAATGTTTCAgattattttgataaaaataattcaaactataataataataatggatttaataatatgggctattttgataataagaaaaatgaCTCACCAAATTTCTTTCATTTTgatatttcaaataaaaaaacagaaataaaatattcttaCGGCACTAATGATTTTGTTTCTGAAAATCCCCAAAACAAAAACTTTATAGCATcagataaaaatgataaattttcTGAACTCCTTGATGAGTTTCAAAAGATAtcgataaaataa
- a CDS encoding pre-mRNA-splicing factor CWC26, putative, with translation MEEYLRNKYLKNDVEKKKKKNKKGKIKIHDSDDENERFNKNNIKNNNSEEYNLIESDSSSDIPITIMQNDGMDILDLSREKKKKILQVLNNDILVDSSFNDVDKNPEKKKKKKKEKGLKNLIKKAHITKQVKQSQHNDIDEQNYNHKFNNTEVKHISKPSLNSNKNSKQINRTSSEETYRRQKCNNHRGSSSDISLPRRKGKEQDSSSDISLPRRKGKEQDSSSDISLPRKEASRSTSMDSQPGGKGSNIIEYSSGLSNKKNNEEENEVVKNFDKNTNTIYRDKAGKIISREEWIKNIKNEKSRYRHGIDEIKENNKNERNKRNRKSKKYNNDQNIKLEWGTGLVQKEMREKIIKENKKLVNKKNIINYDYDSDYDQKLKQDIRKEDPMNKYLVQSNQENQKAKCRYQSPYNRFNILAGYRWDGVIRGNGFEQKRYEILKEKELKDRLAYI, from the coding sequence ATGGAGGAATACTTACggaataaatatttaaaaaatgatgtagaaaaaaagaagaaaaaaaataaaaaaggaaaaataaaaatccaTGATAGtgatgatgaaaatgaaagatttaataaaaataatataaaaaataataattcagaagaatataatttgattGAATCAGATTCAAGTTCAGATATACCTATAACTATTATGCAAAATGACGGCATGGATATATTAGATTTATCtcgtgaaaaaaaaaaaaaaattttacaaGTTTTAAACAATGATATATTAGTAGATAGTTCTTTTAATGATGTTGATAAAAATcccgaaaaaaaaaagaaaaaaaaaaaagaaaagggtttaaaaaatttaataaagaAAGCGCATATTACTAAACAAGTGAAACAAAGTCAGCATAACGATATTGATGAGcaaaattataatcataaatttaataatactGAGGTGAAGCATATCTCAAAACCTTCATTAAATAGTAACAAAAATTCCAAACAAATTAATCGAACTAGCTCAGAAGAAACATACCGAAGacaaaaatgtaataatcATCGGGGTAGCAGTTCTGACATTTCACTTCCAAGAAGAAAAGGAAAAGAACAAGATAGCAGTTCTGACATTTCACTTCCAAGAAGAAAAGGAAAAGAACAAGATAGCAGTTCTGACATTTCACTTCCAAGAAAGGAAGCGAGCAGGTCCACTAGTATGGATAGTCAACCAGGAGGAAAGGGTTCGAATATTATTGAATACTCATCTGGcttatcaaataaaaaaaacaatgaaGAGGAAAATGAAGtagtaaaaaattttgataaaaatactaATACAATTTATAGAGACAAAGCTGgtaaaataatttcaaGAGAAGAATggattaaaaatattaaaaatgaaaaatcaAGATATCGACATGGGATagatgaaataaaagaaaacaacaaaaatgaaagaaataaaagaaatcgGAAAAgtaaaaagtataataatgatcaaaatataaaattagaaTGGGGAACTGGGTTAGTACAAAAAGAAATGcgagaaaaaataataaaagaaaataaaaaattagtaaataaaaagaatataataaattatgattATGATAGTGATTACGatcaaaaattaaaacaagATATAAGAAAAGAAGATCcaatgaataaatatttagtACAATCAAATCAAGAAAACCAAAAAGCAAAATGTAGATATCAATCTCCATACAATagatttaatattttggcAGGATATAGATGGGATGGTGTAATAAGAGGAAATGGTTTTGAGCAAAAAAGATatgaaattttaaaagaaaaagagtTGAAAGATCGAttagcatatatataa
- a CDS encoding signal recognition particle receptor subunit beta, putative gives MENAVKILNEVIGKIKDYNKKYGINLDEFHNVLFVTSILLALLFIFYIFFILFAIFFKKSKSNKLVLLLGPCESGKTTFLFKLKTDKMCRTVPSMKENVAFIFLKNIKKSKFIQFVDFPGHPKLAFGIKKYLNITNVIVYLLDSSDRQSLKYVAENMLELFMNKAIVKRQIPIIIFCNKTDLCNSRPKKVIKDDLEREIEILKMSKYNSLEDDINDETECFLGVNSEFFRFERAPIPVEICSASIKNNNVDEVIELIGKYY, from the exons atggaaaacgcagttaaaattttaaatgaagttattggaaaaataaaagattataacaaaaaatatggaataAATTTGGACGAATTTCACAACGTATTGTTTGTAACGAGTATACTATTGGcattgttatttattttttatatattttttattttatttgctatattttttaaaaaatcaaaatcaaataaacttgtattattattaggGCCATGCGAAAGTGGTAAAACTACTTtcctttttaaattaaaaacagATAAAATGTGTAGAACTGTCCCATCAATGAAAGAAAATGTtgcttttatatttttaaaaaatattaaaaagtccaaatttatacaatttGTTGATTTTCCTGGCCATCCTAAGTTAGCCTTTGGTATTAAAAAGTATCTCAACATTACAAATGtaattgtttatttacTTGACAGTTCAGATAGACAGTCTCTCAAATATGTCGCAga aAATATGTTAGAATTGTTTATGAATAAGGCAATTGTCAAAAGACAAATTcctatcattattttttgtaataaaacAGATTTATGTAATTCGCGTCCAAAGAAAGTCATTAAAGATGATTTAGAAAGAGAAAT CGAAATTTTGAAGATGTCTAAATACAACTCTCTTGAAGATGATATTAATGACGAAACGGAATGCTTTCTTGGTGTCAATTCAGAATTCTTTAGATTTGAAAGGGCTCCAATACCCGTG GAAATATGCAGCGcttcaataaaaaataataacgtGGATGAGGTCATTGAGCTTAttggaaaatattattaa
- a CDS encoding rac-beta serine/threonine protein kinase, putative, with amino-acid sequence MTRLKIFKYFSEKYKQKTNPISDGSDEILIQRKNLKSYFNFIISKARKKNKKNNIENSKDYNKTNSHESAKDIPFQFEKGLKKSNSLWNKFTTNVTANKKKNNNNINNSNNNDNSNNINVAKTVNKLNKLIANGNFKEIKKNRKSFCFIKNNNNVERTKLLKIDDEDNKKKGIFKINFLKLKNNKSTKPMMSTKNYSNNINSKNNEKSAIPSPNKEISILKNKFNKNSLTNFNRKHAICKMQIKKDNPINVVKDLFSNNMFIYNKSISDKENDTHIKNNNQFVEEKQVLNNIQSKTAPSKQRNVSQIDPQEEMLTQYRNDFIRKLKNDMCYEDYLEDYNLNMNNNNKNNFQRLNCDNLYIHDMYEKSKKKRLRKFIPLSNKKKRRIKPDNFNFLKVIGKGSYGKVLLVKHTQSNKLYAMKILKKDNIISQNQFEHTKVEKNILKCVSHPFIVKMYYSFQTSKKLYFILEYCPGGELFFHLSKLTKFTENIARFYISEIIIALQYLHKLNIIYRDLKPENVLLDKNGHIRLTDFGLSKECISDNNSAKSLCGTPEYLSPEIIHQTGHGKSADWWSLGVMLYEMVTGQLPFNGKSRDLLFENIKYKKIKISNRLSPEVVDLLKKLLQKNPQKRLGSGITDAEEIKKHPFFKKINWDDVSSKKLSPPFKPALFNKTDLQNFDEEFLCMSLRHSDKFDTHSFDLNSHNTLFRDFSYNFNEN; translated from the exons ATGACTCGgcttaaaatttttaaatatttttcagaaaaatataaacaaaaaactAATCCGATTTCAGACGGATCTGATGAAATACTTATACAAAGAAAAAATCTGAAAAGctattttaatttcataatttcaaaagctcgaaaaaaaaataaaaaaaataatattgaaaattcTAAAGactataataaaacaaactCTCACGAAAGTGCAAAAGACATTCCATTTCAATTTGAAAAGGGGTTAAAGAAAAGTAACAGTCTGTGGAATAAGTTTACAACTAATGTTACagctaataaaaaaaaaaataataataatattaataatagtaataataatgataatagtaataatataaacgTGGCTAAAACAGTAAATAAgctaaacaaattaatagCTAATGgaaattttaaagaaattaaaaaaaatagaaaatctttctgttttattaaaaataataataatgttgAAAGAACCAAGTTGCTAAAAATTGACGATGaggataataaaaaaaaaggaatttttaaaattaattttttaaaactaaaaaacaataaaagcACGAAGCCCATGATGTCAACTAAAAATTATAgcaataatataaacagcaaaaataatgaaaaaagtgCGATACCCTCACCAAATAAAGAGATaagtattttaaaaaataaatttaataagaATTCgttaacaaattttaacaGAAAACACGCAATATGTAAAAtgcaaattaaaaaagacaATCCAATAAATGTTGTTAAAGATTTATTTAGCAACAATATGttcatatataacaaaTCCATTTcagataaagaaaatgacacccatatcaaaaataataaccaATTTGTTGAAGAAAAGCaagttttaaataatatacaatcTAAAACTGCTCCGTCTAAACAACGAAATGTATCACAAATCGATCCACAAGAAGAGATGCTTACACAATATAG AAATGATTTCATTCGGAAactaaaaaatgatatgtGCTACGAAGATTATTTGGAAGATTATAActtaaatatgaataataataataaaaataattttcaacGTTTAAATTGtgataatttatatatccatGATATGTAtgaaaaatcaaaaaaaaaaagattgagaaaatttattccattatcaaataagaaaaaaagaagaataAAACCAgacaattttaattttttaaaagttaTTGGAAAAGGCTCATATGGAAAAGTATTATTAGTTAAACATACACAAAGCAATAAATTGTATgctatgaaaatattaaaaaaagataatataatttcacAAAATCAATTTGAGCATACAAaagttgaaaaaaatatattaaaatgtgTTTCCCATCCATTTATAGttaaaatgtattattcttttcaaacttcaaaaaaattatattttatattagaaTATTGCCCGGGTGgagaattattttttcatttatcaaaattaacaaaattcaCAGAAAACATAGCAagattttatatttctgaaattattatagctttacaatatttacataaattaaacattatatatagagaTTTAAAGCCCGAAAATGTTCTATTGGATAAAAATGGTCATATAAGATTAACTGATTTTGGATTATCAAAGGAATGTATTAGTGATAATAACTCAGCAAAATCATTATGTGGAACCCCGGAATATTTATCCCCTGAAATTATACACCAAACTGGGCATGGAAAATCTGCAGATTGGTGGAGCTTGGGTGTAATGCTATATGAAATGGTAACTGGACAATTACCATTTAATGGAAAATCTAGAGACCtcttatttgaaaatattaaatataaaaaaataaaaatttctAATAGACTATCACCAGAAGTTGttgatttattaaaaaaactattacaaaaaaatccGCAAAAAAGGTTAGGATCGGGTATAACGGATGcagaagaaataaaaaaacaccctttctttaaaaaaattaattggGATGATGTTAGCTCTAAAAAATTGTCACCCCCATTTAAACCAGCTTTATTTAACAAAACAgatttacaaaattttgATGAAGAATTTTTGTGCATGTCTCTCAGGCACTCAGACAAGTTTGACACACATTCTTTTGATCTTAATTCCCATAACACACTATTTAGGGATTTTAGCTACAACTTTAACGAGaattaa
- a CDS encoding FK506-binding protein, putative gives MENIENIENIEKIHLTDDGGVIKTILRKGNEGEENVPKKGNEVTVHYIGKLESDGSIFDSSRQRDVPFKFHLGNGEVIKGWDICVASMKKNEKCLVRLDSKYGYGKEGCGETIPGNSVLIFEIELLSFKEAKKNIYDYTDEEKIQAAFELKDEGNEFFKKNEINEAIAKYKEALDYFMHTDEWEDELLEKKKNIQIICNLNLSTCYNKNKDYPNAIEHASKVLKLDKNNVKGLYKLGVANMNFGFLEEAKINLYKAASLNPKNLDIRNSYELCIAKLKEARKKDQITFGGMFDKGSLYEEKKTNPI, from the coding sequence atggaaaatattgaaaatattgaaaatattgaaaaaattcatttaaCAGATGATGGAGGTGTaattaaaacaatattacGAAAAGGAAACGAAGGAGAAGAAAATGTAccaaaaaaaggaaatgaAGTTACAGTACATTATATAGGAAAGTTAGAAAGTGATGGTTCAATTTTTGATTCATCTCGCCAAAGAGATGTTCCATTTAAATTTCATTTAGGAAATGGTGAAGTTATTAAAGGATGGGATATATGTGTAGCTtcgatgaaaaaaaatgaaaaatgtcTTGTTCGTTTGGATAGTAAATATGGATATGGAAAAGAAGGGTGTGGGGAAACAATTCCAGGGAATAgtgttttaatttttgaaattGAATTATTAAGTTTTAAAGaagctaaaaaaaatatttatgattaTACAGATGAGGAGAAAATACAAGCAGCATTTGAATTAAAAGATGAAGgaaatgaattttttaaaaaaaatgaaataaatgaagccattgcaaaatataaagaagcTCTTGACTATTTCATGCACACAGATGAATGGGAAGATGaattattagaaaaaaaaaaaaacattcaaattatatgtaatttaaatttatctACTTGTtacaacaaaaataaagattACCCAAATGCTATTGAGCATGCATCGAAAGTTCTTAAATTGgacaaaaataatgttaaaGGTTTATACAAATTAGGAGTTGCAAATATGAATTTTGGATTTTTAGAAGAAgctaaaataaatttatataaagcTGCATCATTAAATCCAAAAAACTTAGATATTAGAAATAGTTATGAGCTATGTATAGctaaattaaaagaagCGAGAAAAAAAGACCAAATTACATTCGGGGGAATGTTTGATAAAGGTAGCTtatatgaagaaaaaaaaacaaatcccatttaa
- a CDS encoding GPI mannosyltransferase 2, putative: MHKQTINSLRVKKKISKNGRNIIKDILLITIIGIIVKIFCILYTIICGRLINNYKFSLDLLCFGNEGSLWEYIKYFSYWDGEYFLKLSLNETEYIYEHNHAFFPALPIILRIIQKLLKELFPNITNSCSIYIFLAIITNSLFFIIGTIGIYLFPLIYFQNVKIKEREQDDNIKKTEKKIDENSLYNTLNNDTCYYLYHINSWEECKRFSFFLSLLYMLSIGNIHTISFYNESIFSCFSIWGFNFLKLSLNNYKFNFIFEILAVMFFFIASCFRSNGILFLIPLFFYNFYSCKFVRHCVKSWKINVEGCHNNNNKEFVCNKNIIFSYFCTQRRIVCFLIFWLKALCEALIIIFPLLIFQFYSYHLYCIEHGDLWTNQNNFFYFFLINFFKNPISYFNIWSYDNIQKINRPWCEKAIPFSYSYIQKKYWNVKFLKILFDPDFKIFYSAPIYFISYHSIIKFFKNNKFYPFKALILYSPLFMAITHLFFLTTYILLFAHNEIILRLILGCPVFYLHYAYLLKYFKKWNFLLFINLLYFFVGPPLFGTYIAWT, from the exons ATGCATAAACAGACAATAAATAGTTTGAgggtaaaaaaaaaaatttcgaAAAATGGgagaaatataataaaagatatattattaattacaATCATAGGgataatagtaaaaatattttgtatactatatacaataatatGTGGTAGacttataaataattataagtTTAGTTTGgatttattatgttttgGAAATGAGGGAAGTTTGTgggaatatattaaatatttttcttattgGGACGgagaatattttttaaaattatcacTAAATGAAacagaatatatatatgaacatAATCATGCCTTTTTTCCAGCATTACCCATAATTTTAagaattatacaaaaattattaaaagaattGTTTCCAAATATTACTAACTCTTGTtcaatttatatttttttagctataattacaaattcgctttttttcattattggTACTATTggtatttatttattcccactaatttattttcaaaatgtgaaaataaaagagaGAGAGCAAGATgacaatataaaaaaaacggaaaaaaaaattgatgaaaattcattatataatacattaaataatgatacttgttattatttataccaTATAAATAGTTGGGAAGAATGCAAACgttttagtttttttttgtctttattatatatgttaagtATTGGGAATATCCACacaatttctttttataatgaaaGTATTTTTAGCTGCTTTTCAATATGGggatttaattttttaaaattatcattaaataattacaagttcaattttatttttgaaatattagcagtaatgtttttttttatagctTCTTGTTTTAGATCAAATGgcatattgtttttaattccactttttttttataatttctaTTCATGTAAATTTGTTAGACATTGTGTTAAGTCatggaaaataaatgtagAAGGCTgccataataataataataaagaatttgtatgcaataaaaatataatattttcttatttttgcACACAAAGAAGAATTGTATgctttttaatattttggtTAAAAGCATTATGTGAAgcattaattataatattcccacttttgatttttcagttttattcatatcatttatattgtaTAGAACATGGTGATTTGTGGacaaatcaaaataattttttttatttttttttaataaatttttttaaaaatccaatctcatattttaatatatggagttatgataatatacaaaaaataaacagaCCATGGTGCGAAAAAGCTATACCTTTTTCGTATAGTTATAtacagaaaaaatattggaatgtcaaatttttaaaaattttattcgACCCAGATTTTaagatattttattcagcacctatatattttatatcatatcatagtataattaaattttttaaaaataataaattttaccCTTTCAAAGCATTAATCTTATATAGCCCACTATTTATGGCTATAAcacatttgttttttttaacaacttatatattattatttgctCATAATGAG ATCATACTGCGATTAATTTTAGGCTGTCCCGTTTTCTACTTAcattatgcatatttattaaaatattttaagaaatggaattttcttttattcattaatttgttatatttttttgtgggTCCACCATTATTTGGAACATATATAGCTTGGACGTag